CGCCAGAGAATCCACAGTGTGCTGACGTTCAGCTTGTCCCAAGCTCTCAAAAATCATTCTTCGATAGGCCTGGTGTCCCGAGCTACGACCCGCTGAGTTATAACCGCCAAAACCAACTATTAAAGGGAGAAAATTCGCCATATGGATCCCGTATGCTCTTTAACCAAAATAACCAAGTGCCTGATTTGGCACACAGTGTATTGCTTGCAGACAGTAGCCGCGCGGACAAATCGGCCAACAAACCATGGTATATTGGCCACACACAGACAAATGGGACCTTTCAATGATTAACGTCACCGTTCTTCTGCTGGATAAAATGCTGGCAACCAGCGCAACACTTCCAACGGAGTTACTGGTTGCGGCTAATACACAGGCCCGCGCTATGCGCTGCAAAAAGAAACAACACAAGCCCTTCAGCATTACGTTTGCCTCAATGGATGGTGAGGCCGTCTCTACTCAGAGCGGACTAAAACTCTCTGCGGACTGCGCAATCCAGCAGGCACCCCAAGCCGATATTATTTATTTGCCGGCACTTTGGCGAAACCCTGAACCCACGTTACGAACAAACTCCAAAGCTATCCCTTGGCTAAAATCCCAATCGCAAAAAGGAAGCTTATTGGCCGGCGTAGGTACTAGTTGTTGGTTTTTGGCGGAAGCCGGACTGCTGGAAGGCTTGCCCGCTACCACCCATTGGTATTATTTCGACCAGTTCCAAAAACGATACCCCAACGTATTGTTGAAGAGAAATCACTTTATTACCCAGGCGGGTAACATCTACTGTACCGGCAGCGTCAATTCACTGGCCGATTTAACGGTGCAATTTATTCGCCGCTATTTTAATGACACCATTGCCAGCCATGTTGAGCGACACTTTTTCCATGAGATTCGCCGAGCGTATGATTCTTCCCATGCATTTCTGGAATCCAACAGCGCTCACCCCGATGAAGATATTGTGCAAACACAGCTTTGGCTTCAATTAAACTACAGTATTGAAGTACGCCTAAGCGAACTCGCTGAGCAATTCGGCATGAGTACACGCACATTTAATCGTCGATTTAAGGCAGCCACTGGCACTACACCACTGCATTATTTGCAGGATATTCGCCTAAACACAGCAACTGACCTATTGAAGAACACTAACCTTTCGGTAAACGAATCGATGTATCGGGTGGGCTATCAGGATGGTGCTTATTTTACCAAGCTGTTTAAGCAGAAGTTCTCGGTTACGCCTAGCCAGTATCGAACAACCGTCCGGGCTAAACTCTTTAGGCCAGAAGGCTAGACCAGAACATTAGCCCAGCGACGCCAGCGGCTTCCGAAACAAAAAAGCATCGGCCGCTAATACGGTGAACTCAGCTCCCCAAAGAGCAGCTAAATAGTTGAGCGTATCCATCGAATGAAAGCTTATGTGCGTTGGGTCATTTTTATAGTGCCATCGAGCAAACCTATCGCAATCGATTACCAGTTTGGTCATCAACCCCAGCGTACCACCGGGCTTTAAGCAGTGCCAAATACGCGCATACTCAGCTTGAGGTTCTCGAAAGTGCTCTACGACCTCTGTAGCAATAACAAAATCGTAGTGCTTGCCGATAAAACACTTATTGTCGGTATAAAATTGATCGTAATTTTCAACCAGCACACCAAACTTAGCCAACATCGTAGCCACCGCAGGACCGGGGCCACAACCGAAATCCAAGCCTTGCGCGCCTTCCGATAACAATTTTGCCAACGGGTACACTAGCCGCCCCAAAAATTCTATATAGTCTTTATTATCAGGAGAGTTAGTGTGCTTGTCGTACTCACATTTCTCGTCATTACTCTGCAAATGAAAGGCAGCAGGCACGAAAACCAATGCGCACCTCACACAGCGAAAATATTCACGCTTTTTATCACGAAAAAAAGAATCTATATGTTCGCCGAAACAAAGTGGGCAAGGCATTAATAAAAGTAAGCACTTAAATGAAAGGTAGAGAGAGGCCGATTATCGGCCCCTCTTGTAACAGTGTGATTTAGGCTACGCGACTCTTTGCCGCAGTATCGATAGCCACTGCTGTATCAGCAGGTTTTTCATTGTGAAGGTGATTCGACGACTTGCCTCCGGAGATCTCGATGGTACGCGGCTTCATGGCATCTGGCACTTCACGAACAAGATCTACATGCAACAAACCATTTTGCAAAGATGCACTAACAACTTTCACGTAATCTGCCATCTGGAAGCGTCGTTCAAAGTTTCTGGCAGCAATTCCCTGGTGTAAAAAGTGCCTACTTTCTGTGCCTTTTACACCGTTATTACCCGTAACCACCAAACTATTCTGTTTGGTTTCAATATTTAATTCGGACTCATCGAATCCAGCTACGGCCATCGAAATTCGGTACTGGTCTTCACCCGTCAGTTCAATATTGTATGGTGGGTAACTTGGTTGGCTCTGCTCGGTTCTGGAGATTGTATCCAGAAGATTAGCCATACGATCGAAACCAATTGCAGAACGGTAAAGGGGAGAAAAATCAAAATTACGCATGTGTATATCCTCATATTTGAGCAATATTATTAAGTGGCTCATTTCTTTAATCGAGCCATGGGGTACCCGTTTTGGTTTGATGTGCAACCCGTTAGGCATTGCGCACTAGAACTACAGTTAGAACTAAACCAAATCGGTATCAAGCTTCTGCTGAGTGCAGCAAGCCTTATATCAATATGAGGATCGGTTTTGAGGTTTCAAGGAGAAAAATAAAAAAATTACACCTGGGTGATATCCGCCAGCGCAGCGTCAATATTATCGTATTCGAATTCAAACCCCAGATTGCTCGCCTTTGCTGGCACAACCTTCTGTCCGCCAATAAGCAATTCCTCCGCCATTTGGCCATAAATTAATTTCAGAATGAATCCAGGTGTGTGCAATTTAGCCGGGCGCTTTAACGCTTTACCCAGTGCTTGCGCAAATATCGCCTGAGGAACCGGGTTGGGGGCGGTAGCATTTATGGCGCCGTGGTATTCCGAATTATGTACGGCCTCAATCATAAGGTGTACCAAGTCACAAATATGAACCCAGGAAAACCACTGCTCACCCGTTGCTATGGGGCCACCAAGCGCCATACGAAATACCGGCAGCAGCTTACCTAGAGCACCGCCGCCAGGGCCAAGCACAACACCAATACGAAACAGGCAAACCCGTGTACCCAGCTCTGAAAACAGTTTCGCAGCCGTTTCCCACTGGCTACAAAGCTCCGCAGCAAAGCCTTCACCGAGAGCACCGCTTTCCAAGCAGGCCTGCTGTGTAGTAAATCCATAATAACCAATAGCCGATGCATTTAATAACACACTGGGGCGATGATTTTTTGCTTTAATCGCACGAAATAAACTTTCAGTTAGGCGAATACGGCTATCAAGCAGCGTTTTTTTTCTACCTTCACTCCATCTTTTTTCAGCAATAGGTGCGCCAGCAAGGTTCACAATAACATCGGGAATCACATCGTCCGGCAAATCCTCATAGGAGGAAACAAAGGTAATGGCGCGATGCCGGTGATGGCTGGGCATACGCGTTTGAACATACAGCTGATAGGCGTGTTGTCTTTCTGGGTCAGCAACGTGGAGAGATTCATTACCAAGCGTATCACCTTCAGACCCTGGCTGTTTTGTATGACCAACCGAATCTCTATTACACGACAGCTTTAAAAAAGCCGAGCATAGTGCACGCCCAATAAAACCTGTTCCACCATTAACAAATACCACCGTAGATGTCATAGGCAGATTTCCTTGTTTCCATTTTGTTGTTTTGTTGTTTTGTTGTTTTGTTGTTTTTCTAGGTTAGATTTGCGTATTTTATACCATCTTCACGCCGCCTGAACCTAGCTGCACGGCCATTGAACAATGAACGAATCGGGCAAATAGCTGTACATTTATATCAAAGAGTATACGCCTATTCTGAGGAAAACCCCCCAGCTTGAAATGGGCACTACTTATTATTACTAAAAACGCATAAAAGAGAACAGGAATATTCTTAAAAAATACTTGAATTATTCCTTTAAAACGCCATGATTAGTTTGTGGGCCCACCGTTTAAATATTCGAAATTCATCAATGGTACTGATGGAGGTACGCCTATGAAGTTCAATGCTGACGTTGTTTACCGCGATCTCGAACCATCCACAGCATTAAATAGCACCATCCACAAAAAAGTCGAAAAACTCTATCGTTTTTCAGATTCCATTCTCCACAGCCGGGTCACACTTAACTCCCCGCACAATCACAAGCATAAGGGCAAGATGTTCAGGGCTTCTATTGAGCTTGGCATTAAAGGTTCGCCTATAACGGTTAGTCACGATGATCCGTCCCCCCATATCGCCGTGCGCGATGCGTTTGCTACCTGTGAAAGAAAGCTAAAAGAAGAAGCAAACCGACGCAAGGCGGCCCGATAATATGCCCGAAAATTAACCTATGATGTCCTAGGGTCAATCTGGCACCTCCATAAAAGTAGGTGTCAGGTTGAGCAGCGGATCACTCGCCTGCGCCTCTCCAGCCACAACCTGGTAAGTAACGCCAGAATCACCCAAGGCAACCAATCGATCCACTTGCATTCAAGTGCATTGCCACAACGGCTGACGGTGCTCTCGATTGCCCTTCACTCCACGTCAGCCGGTTATCACGCATCAAACTGCCGATTCACGCGTATTCGTCTCCTCACCAATATACTGCGGCTAACCGCTGTGACCATATTCAAGCGCTGCCCCCGAAGCCGATGCGACTTGAAACGCCAAATCTCGATAACAATAGTGGTGCATCGCTGAAAAAATCGAGCTAAAATTCGCGCGCTTCAGTGTGGGGCAACCTTATGGGTCGCCATGAATCATCTAACCGCCAACAGCTAGACAGCCCACCTACCTGGTAGATGAGGCCATACAACCGCTCTATTACACCCCTATCAGAGACCTAAGCTACTTGAACAAAATCATTAACAGAAGCTGGACAGCTAACGATTCCGCAGAACTCTACGGCGTAAATGACTGGGGGGCGGGCTATTTTGGTGTCGATCAACAAGGCCTGCTCAGTGTTACCACAACCAATGCCGATACCCCCGTTAACGCTCCCCTGCTAAATATTGTCAACGATATCAAGGAAAGAGGGCTGGATGCCCCGGTTCTAATTCGATTTGAGGACCTACTCGACCAGCAGATCAGCCGCCTTAATAACGCCTTTCGCAATGCAATTGAGTCAGCGGGCTATCAGGGTGACTATCGCGGCGTCTTTCCAATTAAGGTTAACCAGCAATGTCATGTTATTGAAGAGATAGCACAAGCTGGCGCCCGCTATGGCCATGGACTGGAAGCCGGCTCCAAAGCTGAGCTGATCATAGCGCTTGCCCATATTGAGTCCCCTGATGCGCACATTATCTGCAACGGTTATAAAGATCAGGAATTTATCGACTTGGGGCTAAATGCCCGAAAAATGGGCTATAGCTGCTTCTTTGTGATCGAAACCCCAAGCGAATTACCCATTATTCTGGAGCGCAGCCGCGCCCTCAACATCAAACCTTTAATCGGCGTAAGGGTAAAGCTGGCCTCCGTTGTAGGTGGCCATTGGAATGCCACCAGTGGCGACCGCAGTATATTTGGCCTTTCAATTGCTCAACTTGTTGAGATGATTGACTCCCTTCGCGATGAAGGTATGCTCGACTGCCTGCAGCTGCTGCATTACCACCTAGGCTCGCAAATACCCAATATTCGCGATATTCGTAGCGGTGTCGTTGAAGCCTGCCAGGTATACATGGATTTGGTCCGCGAGGGAGCCAATATGCGCTACCTCGACCTCGGCGGCGGTTTGGCTGTCGATTACGATGGCAGTAAAACCAACTACATCCACTCAAAAAACTACACGCTCGACGAATATTGTGCCGATATCATCGATGTAGTAATAACCACCCTCGACCCAAATAAAATTGCCCACCCTACCATCATCACGGAATCCGGCCGCGCCACCATTGCTTATTCATCGGTACTGATATTCAACATCCTCGATGTCGCCACCTTTACGCCCGGCTCAATCCCCAAAACTATCCCCGATGACGAACATCAGCTTATCCAAAGTCTGAAGGAAACATTTGATGGGCTAACAGAAAAAAATATGCAGGAGTGCTACAACGATGCACTTTTCTACCGAGATGAAGTTAGGGAACTATTCAAGCGTGGCCATGTAGGGCTACGCTCGCGCTCCTTAGCAGAAAACCTTTTCCTGCTGATTATGCAGGAGGTTTTAAAAATATCGGAAAAAGCTCCTCGGCCCCTGCAAGAATTCGACAAGCTGAAGGAACAACTCTCCGATATATACTACGGCAATTTCAGTTTGTTCCAGTCGCTGCCAGATGTGTGGGCCATCGACCAGATTTTCCCGATTGCCCCTATCCATCGGCTGCAGGAGCAACCAACGCGAGAAGCCATCATCGCCGATATCACCTGTGATTGCGATGGCCGTATAGACCGCTTCACCAATATGCGTAACACCAAAACCACACTACCGTTACACCCTATTATTGAAGGCGAGGAATATTTCATTGGCGTGTTTCTAGTGGGTGCCTACCAGGAAACACTAGGCGATTTACACAACCTCTTTGGTGATACCAATGTCGTGAGCGTACGCTTTCACAACGACGGCACCTATGAGTTCGCCGATGAAATTGAAGGCGACAGCATCGCCGACGTTCTTAGCTACGTGGAATACCAACCTCAGCTGCTGCGCGAGCGATTTCGTAAAATTGCTGAACGCTCGGTTCGAGAGGGTCGTATTAGCGCACTAGAGCGTCAATCCATTATGAAAGCCTTTTCCGAAAGTATGCAGGGCTACACTTACTACGAAAAAGATTAAGTCTATTTTTAGGAACGCAAATCATGAGTAAAGTCATTATTGTGGGTGCCGGTGGCGTAGGTGGGGTTGTTACTCACAAGTGCGCGCAACTACCGGAAGTATTCAACGAAATCATTCTCGCCAGCCGCAATGAAGAAAAGTGTAAGGCTATAGCCGCACAACTGTCGCGTCCCATTCGCACTGCGCAAGTAGATGCCGACAACGTAGAAGAAATGACGGCGTTGCTGGAAGCTGAAAAACCGGATTTAGTCATAAACGTTGCGCTGCCCTATCAGGACTTACCCATAATGGATGCCTGCCTTAACGTGGGCGTAGACTACATGGATACCGCCAACTACGAACCACCCAATGAAGCCAAATTTGAATATAAATGGCAGTGGGCTTACCAAGAAAAATTCGTTGCGAAAAATATGATGGCACTACTGGGCAGCGGTTTTGACCCCGGGGTAACAAACGTTTACACCGCTTACATTCGCAAACACTACCTCGATGAAATTCACGAACTGGACATTATCGACTGTAATGCCGGCGATCATGGCATGCCCTTCGCCACCAACTTCAACCCGGAAATCAATATCCGTGAAGTGACGGCAAAAGGCCGATTCTGGCAAAACGGTGGATGGAAAGAAACCGATCCGCTTTCGGTAAAAGATAGTTACGATTTCCCAGAAGGCATTGGTGCTAAAGATATTTATTTGATGTACCACGAAGAATTGGAATCTCTAACAAAACATTTCCCGGAAATAAAACGCGCGCGCTTTTGGATGACTTTTTCCCAAAACTACCTGAATCACCTCGAAGTTCTACAAAACGTAGGTATGACAGGAATCGAGCCGGTGGAATATAACGGGGCGAAAATAGTACCGCTGCAATTCCTCAAAGCCGTATTGCCCGACCCCTCCAGCCTTGGGCCCTTAACTAAAGGCCGCACCTGTATTGGCTGCGTTGCCAAAGGCATTAAAAACGGCAAAGAAAAAATCGTTTATATTTACAACATTTGCGACCACGAAAAGTGCTATGAAGAGGTGCAGTCACAGGCAATTTCCTATACAACCGGTGTGCCCGCCATGATTGGCGCCAAAATGATACTCGAGGGCAAATGGAAAGCCGACGGCGTATGGAATATGGAACAATTCAACCCCGATCCCTTTATGGAAGATCTAAACAAATACGGCCTGCCATGGACGGTAGTTGAACTCGACGAGACTGGGCTGACCCGTTAATGACCGTTCATCAACCAACCATTGCCAGTGAGCCATTTAGCTCACTGGCCCTAAGCGCACTGCCCTCGCCTTGCTACGTTATCGATGAAGCAAAAATCGAAGCTAACCTGAAAATTCTTGAACAGGTTCAACAGGCCAGTGGGGCAAAAATACTACTCGCCCTTAAAGCCTTTTCAATGTTTTCGATTGCTCCACTGGTAATGAAATACCTGCAGGGCGTAGCGGCAAGCGGATTGAACGAAGCAACACTCGGAAAAGAAGAGTTTAAAGGCGAGGTACACACCTACGTTGCCGCTATACGCCCCCACGAATTTAACGCACTACTAAACGTTTCCGATCATCTGATTTTTAATTCCGTCAATCAATGGCATAACTATCGGGATCGAGCACTGGCCTACCAGAACACCTCTAACACAAAGATTCAATTTGGTGTGCGTATTAACCCAGAACACTCGGAGAGCGACACGCCACTTTACGACCCCTGCGCACCCTGCTCTCGCATGGGTATTCGCCTAGAAGATTTTCAACAACTGAATATAAACGGCATCAGTGGGCTGCACTTTCATACACTGTGTGAGCAGGAGTTTGCGCCTCTCGCAAGAACGCTGGATGCCGTTGAAAAAAACTTTGGCGAAACGCTGCACAAACTAGAATGGGTTAACTTTGGTGGTGGTCACCACATTACCCGTGAAGGCTATGACCTTCAGGGCTTGATTGAGCGCATTACTGCATTTCAACAAAAATACACTGTACAAGTCTATCTGGAGCCTGGGGAAGCTATTGCCCTAGATGCCGGCGTGCTGGTGACAGAAGTACTGGACACCCTACACAACACCATGGACCTAGCCATTGTAGATGTCTCCGCAACCTGCCATATGCCTGATGTGCTCGAAATGCCCTATCGCCCGCGCCTAACCGGCTCCGGTGCGCCTAATGAAAAGCCTCACACCTACCGGCTCGGTGGGCCTAGCTGTCTTGCTGGAGACATTATTGGCGACTACAGTTTTGATAGCCCTCTTCAGGTAGGGCAGAGACTTATGTTTGAAGATATGGCAATCTACACCATGGTGAAAAACTCAACTTTTAACGGTATTAACCTACCCGCTATCGTGTTGTGGAACAGCCAGAGCCAAGCAATGAAAATAATCAAAGAATTTGGATATCAGGATTTTAAGCAGCGATTATCCTAAAGACCTTAAGGGCACCTCTAATAATGAGTAACAACGACACCCCGCCAGCCGTAGAACAACTGGATTGCCCACAAGGCATGGAGTGCCCCTACTATGCTGAGCTTCTTGAGCTACGCAATAGTGTCGCCCAACTCCAAAAAGACGCGCACACCGATGCGCTAACAGGGCTGTACAATAATCGTCACTTCCAAATTTCACTGCGACAGGAAATCGAGAGAACCCAGCGCACCGGCCAACCCACTACGCTAGTGTTGGTCGATTTGGATTTTTTCAAAAAAATTAACGACACTTGGGGCCACGTTGCCGGTGATGCCGCGCTAAAACACATTGCCCTAATACTGCAAAACTCACTCAGAAAGCTGGACGTACCCTGCCGCTACGGCGGAGAAGAGTTTGCTATTTTATTACCCTCCACACCGCTTTTGGTTGCCGTTCAAGTAGCCGAGCGTTTGCGCACTATGATCGCGAACAATCCCTTAAGCTGGGAAGAAAAAAGTATTCCACTTACCGCAAGCTTTGGCGTTGACACGTTGCTAACAGGCAGAGAGTTTACCCCGGAAAAATTTGTTGCCAGTGTCGACCACTGGCTCTACGAAGCAAAAAAGAACGGGCGCAATCGTGTGCAGTTTGGCGCGGGTAAGCGGGTTACCAAACAGATGGTAAGCGCCGCTGAAAAAAATGCTTTAAATGATTTACAGGAATGACAAAAAAACAAACTAAACACACTTAACTCCCGTTCCACCCAAGCCACAGTAGCCATTAGGGTTCTTCGCTAAATACTGCTGATGATACTCTTCAGCATAATAAAACGCCTTAGCCGGCGCAATCTCCGTCGTGATAGTGCCAAAGCCACCATCGACGAGCGCAGCCTGATATTGCGCTAAGGAAGCACGAACAACAGCCTCATGCTGATCGTCAGAAAAATAAATAGCCGATCGATACTGAGTACCCACATCATTGCCCTGCCGCATGCCTTGGGTAGGATTGTGAGACTCCCAAAAGCAGGCCAGCACTTGCTCCAGAGCCAGAACTTCGGGATTGAAAACAACCAGCACAACTTCGGTGTGACCCGTTTGCCCGCTACACACCTCATCATAGTTCGGGTTACGAGTACCCCCGCCAGCGTAACCCACAGCCGTGGTATAGACGCCCTCGAGCTGCCAAAATTTCCGTTCTGCTCCCCAAAAGCAACCCAACGCTAGCACAATGCGCTGATACCCTTGTGGAAATGGGGGCGCTAAAGGCGCACCGGAGACAAAATGGGATTCTGCCGTAATCAGCGGCTGATCATGACCAGGCAAGCAATCTTCCGACGAAGGAATTTGAAGTTTATCGGCCATGCGTTGATTGAGTTTTTCGTACAGGTCCACCGCTATCTCCTACCGTAAAGCCGTTAATCTATTTGATTGGGGTCCAGGTCCAGCACCCAACCCGAGGTATTATGGGGATGAGGCGTAGACCAAGGCTCCAAGTATGCCCCTAGTTTAGCAACACAGCGTTCACCCATTTCACTAAAGGTAGGGCGCCCGGGGTCTGCAATCACTACACGCACACCTCCAGCTTGCTTAGCTCTGCGCACCAACTTATAGAGCGGATTAACCATCTCGTCCCAGAAGCAAATATCAGCCGCAATCATAATGTCGAATTGTTGCAAATCGACCTTGCGAATTTTTTCGTATCGGCACTGCCAAGTCTGCACTTCTACCCCATTAACGTCAGCATGGTGCACCATATAGGGGAATACCGTATCGTCAGCATCCAGCCCGGTTACTTTAGCAGCAAAAGTCTTGGCGCAATAAATTCCCGCCAGCCCCCAACCACAACCAATTTCCAGCACTCTAATCGGTCGTTTTTTCCGCTTATTTTCAACCCGAATGATTTGGGGGGGAAACGCCTCTAGGTAATCCATTAATAGCAAGCTGGATTTCCAAAATTTATTACCGTGAATATTAGGCGTACCAGCGGCTTTAACCAGACGTTTAATATCTTTATGGCTATTATTCAGTATGCGCAGGCCGTACGCTTTTCGTTCAGATTTCGACACTAAATCAATTCTCCATCATGTGTTGGAAAAAGAGCTACATTGTGTCAAAGTCACCCATTATTTCCCAGTGCTCTACGTCTCTTATGCCGCATTTTAAATCTCCTTATTTCGCTGCAATCGATCTTGGCTCTAACAGCTTTCATATGTTGATTGTTCGCTTCACCGATTCGCGTATTGAAATCATCGACAGAGAAAAAGAGATGGTACAGCTCGCGCGCGGATTACGCCGTAATGGAGAGCTCGACGAAGAGGTTCAACAACGCGCACTAGAGTGCCTCCACCGCTTCGCTGAACGCTTGCGCGAAATTCCTAGCGCGCAAGTGCGGGCGGTTGGCACCAAAGCACTGCGCGCCGCCCGCAACTCCAAATCGTTTATAAAGGCCGCTGAATCAGCGCTCGGAATACACATACAAACCATTTCCGGCTATGAAGAAGCCCGCCTCGTTTATACCGGGCTCTCGCACACCGTTGTAGACGATGAAGCTAAACGGCTTGTTATCGATATTGGTGGTGGAAGTACCGAATTTATAATTGGTCAGTCATACAATACTCATTGCCTAGAAAGCCTGAGTTTAGGCTCCGTGACCTACACCGAAAATTTTGGTTTAAATCACGAAACCCT
The Teredinibacter franksiae DNA segment above includes these coding regions:
- a CDS encoding GlxA family transcriptional regulator; the encoded protein is MINVTVLLLDKMLATSATLPTELLVAANTQARAMRCKKKQHKPFSITFASMDGEAVSTQSGLKLSADCAIQQAPQADIIYLPALWRNPEPTLRTNSKAIPWLKSQSQKGSLLAGVGTSCWFLAEAGLLEGLPATTHWYYFDQFQKRYPNVLLKRNHFITQAGNIYCTGSVNSLADLTVQFIRRYFNDTIASHVERHFFHEIRRAYDSSHAFLESNSAHPDEDIVQTQLWLQLNYSIEVRLSELAEQFGMSTRTFNRRFKAATGTTPLHYLQDIRLNTATDLLKNTNLSVNESMYRVGYQDGAYFTKLFKQKFSVTPSQYRTTVRAKLFRPEG
- a CDS encoding class I SAM-dependent methyltransferase; translation: MPAAFHLQSNDEKCEYDKHTNSPDNKDYIEFLGRLVYPLAKLLSEGAQGLDFGCGPGPAVATMLAKFGVLVENYDQFYTDNKCFIGKHYDFVIATEVVEHFREPQAEYARIWHCLKPGGTLGLMTKLVIDCDRFARWHYKNDPTHISFHSMDTLNYLAALWGAEFTVLAADAFLFRKPLASLG
- a CDS encoding Hsp20 family protein, encoding MRNFDFSPLYRSAIGFDRMANLLDTISRTEQSQPSYPPYNIELTGEDQYRISMAVAGFDESELNIETKQNSLVVTGNNGVKGTESRHFLHQGIAARNFERRFQMADYVKVVSASLQNGLLHVDLVREVPDAMKPRTIEISGGKSSNHLHNEKPADTAVAIDTAAKSRVA
- a CDS encoding TIGR01777 family oxidoreductase, producing MTSTVVFVNGGTGFIGRALCSAFLKLSCNRDSVGHTKQPGSEGDTLGNESLHVADPERQHAYQLYVQTRMPSHHRHRAITFVSSYEDLPDDVIPDVIVNLAGAPIAEKRWSEGRKKTLLDSRIRLTESLFRAIKAKNHRPSVLLNASAIGYYGFTTQQACLESGALGEGFAAELCSQWETAAKLFSELGTRVCLFRIGVVLGPGGGALGKLLPVFRMALGGPIATGEQWFSWVHICDLVHLMIEAVHNSEYHGAINATAPNPVPQAIFAQALGKALKRPAKLHTPGFILKLIYGQMAEELLIGGQKVVPAKASNLGFEFEYDNIDAALADITQV
- a CDS encoding HPF/RaiA family ribosome-associated protein, with the protein product MKFNADVVYRDLEPSTALNSTIHKKVEKLYRFSDSILHSRVTLNSPHNHKHKGKMFRASIELGIKGSPITVSHDDPSPHIAVRDAFATCERKLKEEANRRKAAR
- the speA gene encoding biosynthetic arginine decarboxylase — its product is MNKIINRSWTANDSAELYGVNDWGAGYFGVDQQGLLSVTTTNADTPVNAPLLNIVNDIKERGLDAPVLIRFEDLLDQQISRLNNAFRNAIESAGYQGDYRGVFPIKVNQQCHVIEEIAQAGARYGHGLEAGSKAELIIALAHIESPDAHIICNGYKDQEFIDLGLNARKMGYSCFFVIETPSELPIILERSRALNIKPLIGVRVKLASVVGGHWNATSGDRSIFGLSIAQLVEMIDSLRDEGMLDCLQLLHYHLGSQIPNIRDIRSGVVEACQVYMDLVREGANMRYLDLGGGLAVDYDGSKTNYIHSKNYTLDEYCADIIDVVITTLDPNKIAHPTIITESGRATIAYSSVLIFNILDVATFTPGSIPKTIPDDEHQLIQSLKETFDGLTEKNMQECYNDALFYRDEVRELFKRGHVGLRSRSLAENLFLLIMQEVLKISEKAPRPLQEFDKLKEQLSDIYYGNFSLFQSLPDVWAIDQIFPIAPIHRLQEQPTREAIIADITCDCDGRIDRFTNMRNTKTTLPLHPIIEGEEYFIGVFLVGAYQETLGDLHNLFGDTNVVSVRFHNDGTYEFADEIEGDSIADVLSYVEYQPQLLRERFRKIAERSVREGRISALERQSIMKAFSESMQGYTYYEKD
- a CDS encoding saccharopine dehydrogenase family protein; its protein translation is MSKVIIVGAGGVGGVVTHKCAQLPEVFNEIILASRNEEKCKAIAAQLSRPIRTAQVDADNVEEMTALLEAEKPDLVINVALPYQDLPIMDACLNVGVDYMDTANYEPPNEAKFEYKWQWAYQEKFVAKNMMALLGSGFDPGVTNVYTAYIRKHYLDEIHELDIIDCNAGDHGMPFATNFNPEINIREVTAKGRFWQNGGWKETDPLSVKDSYDFPEGIGAKDIYLMYHEELESLTKHFPEIKRARFWMTFSQNYLNHLEVLQNVGMTGIEPVEYNGAKIVPLQFLKAVLPDPSSLGPLTKGRTCIGCVAKGIKNGKEKIVYIYNICDHEKCYEEVQSQAISYTTGVPAMIGAKMILEGKWKADGVWNMEQFNPDPFMEDLNKYGLPWTVVELDETGLTR
- the nspC gene encoding carboxynorspermidine decarboxylase, whose product is MTVHQPTIASEPFSSLALSALPSPCYVIDEAKIEANLKILEQVQQASGAKILLALKAFSMFSIAPLVMKYLQGVAASGLNEATLGKEEFKGEVHTYVAAIRPHEFNALLNVSDHLIFNSVNQWHNYRDRALAYQNTSNTKIQFGVRINPEHSESDTPLYDPCAPCSRMGIRLEDFQQLNINGISGLHFHTLCEQEFAPLARTLDAVEKNFGETLHKLEWVNFGGGHHITREGYDLQGLIERITAFQQKYTVQVYLEPGEAIALDAGVLVTEVLDTLHNTMDLAIVDVSATCHMPDVLEMPYRPRLTGSGAPNEKPHTYRLGGPSCLAGDIIGDYSFDSPLQVGQRLMFEDMAIYTMVKNSTFNGINLPAIVLWNSQSQAMKIIKEFGYQDFKQRLS
- a CDS encoding GGDEF domain-containing protein, whose product is MSNNDTPPAVEQLDCPQGMECPYYAELLELRNSVAQLQKDAHTDALTGLYNNRHFQISLRQEIERTQRTGQPTTLVLVDLDFFKKINDTWGHVAGDAALKHIALILQNSLRKLDVPCRYGGEEFAILLPSTPLLVAVQVAERLRTMIANNPLSWEEKSIPLTASFGVDTLLTGREFTPEKFVASVDHWLYEAKKNGRNRVQFGAGKRVTKQMVSAAEKNALNDLQE
- the msrA gene encoding peptide-methionine (S)-S-oxide reductase MsrA, translated to MDLYEKLNQRMADKLQIPSSEDCLPGHDQPLITAESHFVSGAPLAPPFPQGYQRIVLALGCFWGAERKFWQLEGVYTTAVGYAGGGTRNPNYDEVCSGQTGHTEVVLVVFNPEVLALEQVLACFWESHNPTQGMRQGNDVGTQYRSAIYFSDDQHEAVVRASLAQYQAALVDGGFGTITTEIAPAKAFYYAEEYHQQYLAKNPNGYCGLGGTGVKCV
- a CDS encoding class I SAM-dependent methyltransferase, with protein sequence MSKSERKAYGLRILNNSHKDIKRLVKAAGTPNIHGNKFWKSSLLLMDYLEAFPPQIIRVENKRKKRPIRVLEIGCGWGLAGIYCAKTFAAKVTGLDADDTVFPYMVHHADVNGVEVQTWQCRYEKIRKVDLQQFDIMIAADICFWDEMVNPLYKLVRRAKQAGGVRVVIADPGRPTFSEMGERCVAKLGAYLEPWSTPHPHNTSGWVLDLDPNQID